In Oscillospiraceae bacterium, a single window of DNA contains:
- a CDS encoding helix-turn-helix domain-containing protein: MKAATPRLLGVLDNDGMVVSCTDSARIGEQRDVVEDKICAGGYTYRPLERQHAMPEYTVFAAGEDEEAYTLCVMAGIALNSAKALYDERHDKATFVKNILQGNVMPDELYARARELQINCDKPRVVMLIRQLDRNEPMAADMLQSLFPERNHDFVVGLSGDEIALVKEVREDVDTQNLNKLAAAIEETMGAELYIKTNIGVGAPAMHIKDLAKSFNEARVALEVGKVFETDRSILHYAHLGISRLIYQLPVSLCEMFLKEVFKQGSMDKIDQEILLTIQKLFENNLNISETARQLFVHRNTLVYRLDRMKRTTGLDLRDFEDAVVFKVAYMVHKYLEAEGRRS, from the coding sequence ATGAAAGCTGCCACGCCGCGGCTGTTGGGTGTTCTTGACAATGATGGCATGGTGGTGTCATGCACCGATTCGGCGAGGATTGGTGAGCAGCGGGATGTTGTTGAAGATAAAATATGCGCTGGCGGCTATACGTATCGGCCGTTGGAGCGGCAACACGCCATGCCGGAATACACGGTATTCGCAGCAGGTGAGGATGAAGAAGCGTACACACTGTGTGTAATGGCGGGTATTGCGCTCAATAGTGCCAAGGCACTTTATGATGAACGGCATGACAAGGCGACATTTGTTAAAAATATTTTACAAGGCAATGTTATGCCGGATGAACTCTACGCGCGGGCGCGTGAACTGCAGATTAATTGCGATAAGCCGCGTGTAGTCATGCTTATTCGTCAACTTGACCGCAATGAGCCGATGGCTGCTGATATGCTGCAAAGCCTGTTCCCTGAGCGCAATCATGATTTTGTTGTCGGGTTGAGTGGTGATGAAATTGCATTGGTAAAGGAAGTGCGTGAGGATGTAGACACGCAAAATCTAAACAAGCTCGCAGCAGCCATCGAAGAGACCATGGGTGCGGAACTGTATATAAAGACTAACATTGGTGTTGGTGCGCCGGCCATGCATATTAAAGATTTGGCGAAATCATTCAATGAGGCGCGGGTTGCTCTTGAAGTTGGTAAGGTGTTTGAGACTGACAGGAGTATTTTGCACTATGCGCACTTGGGCATTAGCCGTTTGATTTATCAACTGCCTGTTTCGCTATGCGAAATGTTTCTCAAAGAGGTGTTTAAGCAAGGCAGTATGGATAAGATTGACCAAGAGATTTTGCTCACCATTCAGAAACTCTTTGAAAATAATCTCAATATCAGCGAAACGGCGCGACAGTTGTTTGTGCATCGAAATACATTGGTTTATCGGCTTGATAGAATGAAACGAACAACCGGGCTTGATTTGCGGGATTTTGAAGACGCCGTTGTCTTTAAAGTAGCATATATGGTGCATAAATACTTGGAAGCAGAGGGACGACGTTCATAA
- a CDS encoding C40 family peptidase, with amino-acid sequence MRHFKKLFIASAAATLLMMTLAASASAATVSVATVNAPLNHRAGAGTNHRVLSTMPQNSLVVLINDGTTAPADWARVQRRDSVGFAHRNWLTVHTDKEVNLGRGVVTGSAVNLRAQPNTTSASQGLLARNTNVDVVGVRGGWYRVRHNGRTGYMFPRYIRLSNVPTTVGGAAATTTATNNNNATTQTTQNRGVITTNNVNFRAQAGLNSSIFQMLARGTIVEVLGRQGDWVNVRFNGRTGFVFHRYIRLTDVANADAVRNEILGTGQTSNMGQAVVNKARQLIGTPYRWGGASPAAGFDCSGLVFYIHGHFGRTLFRTATAQLANGTPVARANMQPGDIVFWRDETRSTTGATHVGIYIGGAQFIHSPRPGQNVRISSMASGYYDRWFLTARRIFN; translated from the coding sequence ATGCGACACTTCAAAAAACTTTTCATTGCAAGCGCAGCGGCGACGCTGCTTATGATGACATTGGCAGCAAGCGCGTCGGCGGCTACAGTTAGTGTCGCTACGGTGAACGCGCCGTTGAATCATCGCGCTGGCGCAGGAACTAATCACCGCGTTTTGTCTACCATGCCACAGAATTCGCTGGTGGTGCTGATTAATGACGGTACAACGGCACCTGCCGATTGGGCACGGGTGCAACGTAGAGATTCTGTCGGCTTCGCACATCGAAATTGGCTGACAGTACATACTGATAAGGAAGTCAACCTCGGGCGCGGCGTTGTGACGGGCAGTGCGGTTAATCTTCGCGCACAGCCAAACACTACGAGTGCTTCGCAAGGACTGTTAGCCCGAAACACCAATGTCGATGTTGTCGGTGTGCGCGGCGGCTGGTACAGGGTTCGCCATAATGGGAGAACCGGCTATATGTTTCCGCGTTACATACGACTGAGTAATGTACCCACTACAGTTGGCGGGGCTGCAGCGACTACCACGGCAACCAATAATAACAACGCAACAACACAGACGACGCAAAATCGCGGCGTGATTACCACGAACAATGTTAACTTTCGTGCACAAGCCGGTTTAAACTCATCTATTTTCCAAATGCTTGCCCGCGGCACAATTGTGGAGGTGCTTGGTAGGCAAGGCGATTGGGTGAATGTTAGGTTTAACGGCCGTACCGGCTTTGTTTTCCATCGCTATATTCGACTGACCGACGTGGCGAACGCGGATGCCGTGCGCAACGAGATTCTCGGCACCGGGCAAACCTCAAACATGGGACAAGCTGTTGTTAATAAGGCGCGGCAGCTAATTGGAACACCATACCGCTGGGGCGGCGCGTCGCCAGCTGCCGGGTTTGACTGTTCCGGGTTGGTATTCTATATCCATGGTCATTTTGGCCGTACATTGTTCCGTACGGCCACGGCACAGCTTGCCAATGGTACGCCAGTGGCGCGCGCCAATATGCAGCCCGGTGACATTGTGTTCTGGCGCGATGAAACACGTTCCACAACAGGTGCGACACATGTTGGCATTTATATCGGCGGTGCGCAGTTTATCCACTCGCCTCGCCCCGGACAAAATGTAAGAATTTCGAGCATGGCATCGGGGTATTATGATCGCTGGTTCTTGACAGCGCGGAGGATTTTTAACTAA
- a CDS encoding IreB family regulatory phosphoprotein: MDVTRKYNLADEQKAEMRAVLVEVSRALEEKGYNPIDQIVGYLLSEDPTYVTNHRNARILIGRLDRDELLRELVRKYIG, translated from the coding sequence ATGGACGTCACAAGAAAGTACAACCTTGCCGATGAGCAAAAGGCCGAAATGCGCGCTGTGTTGGTTGAAGTAAGCAGGGCGTTGGAGGAAAAAGGCTACAACCCGATTGACCAAATTGTTGGATACTTGCTGAGTGAAGATCCGACTTATGTCACAAATCATCGCAATGCACGCATACTCATTGGGCGACTAGACCGTGATGAATTGTTGCGTGAATTGGTGCGAAAGTATATTGGATAG
- the pheT gene encoding phenylalanine--tRNA ligase subunit beta encodes MKLSMNWLADFVDVGDVSIKDFAQGMTLSGTKVEMIAAQADSLRNIVVGKILKVEKHPDADRLNICRVDAGKPLTIVTAATNVFDGAYVPVALDGAVLADGTVIKHGKLRGVVSEGMFCSFQELGLEHEDVPYADLDGILILQNEPKIGVEIAEILGLNDTTVEFEVTNNRPDCLSVRGLAREVAATFGRELKFGGRNSEFGVAAGDLPFAVAVEDSALCSRYCGRVVKNIKVEPSPKWLRDRLRASGLRPINNIVDITNYVMLEYGQPMHAFDYVCVQGGEIVVRTARDGETLETLDGKQHKLLSSMLVIADSQKPIGVAGVMGGANSEITDVTRTIVLESATFNGESVRRTAQALNMRTDASSRFEKGLDANNALSALDRACQLIEQLACGEVVGDCVDVCTADISLRNMTLDCNAINALLGTDYSRDVIVKALRALGFGVEGDTVAIPSWRKDVAITADLAEEVARLHDYNAIPRTLNKSGAVGRLTEKQQNVRKLNNLCRGLGYTETLSFSFYGSNAFDQIGLPENSPKRDAIRLLNPLGEDTALMKTTHLPSLLDVLRRNDNLSLGDCAAFVFDKVYIKDADVLPAEKNYLALGCYGHERDFFTLKGAIDALALAFNLPALTYTAKSDCNTFHPGRCATIACDGVEFGVMGQLHPALKNKNDLTQDCFLAELDMDAFWQAALPEKKFAALPRYPAIVRDLALVCKCGVTHEQLHNSIMASAGELLVDLALFDVYEGSQIPDGMKSLAFSLTLRAPDRTLRDEDADAVIEHVLVGCKELAVRR; translated from the coding sequence ATGAAACTATCCATGAACTGGCTGGCTGATTTTGTTGATGTTGGCGACGTATCTATTAAAGATTTTGCGCAAGGCATGACGCTGTCGGGGACTAAGGTCGAAATGATTGCGGCGCAGGCGGATAGTCTGCGAAATATCGTTGTCGGCAAGATTTTGAAAGTTGAAAAGCACCCTGACGCCGATAGGCTGAACATTTGCCGTGTTGATGCCGGCAAGCCGTTGACCATTGTCACGGCGGCAACCAATGTGTTTGACGGGGCGTATGTGCCTGTCGCGTTGGACGGCGCGGTGCTGGCGGACGGCACAGTTATCAAACACGGAAAATTACGCGGCGTAGTGAGTGAAGGTATGTTCTGCTCGTTCCAAGAGTTGGGACTGGAGCATGAAGATGTGCCGTATGCTGATCTTGACGGCATTTTAATTTTACAAAATGAGCCGAAGATTGGCGTGGAGATTGCCGAAATTCTGGGTTTGAATGACACGACAGTGGAGTTTGAAGTCACCAATAATCGCCCCGATTGTTTGAGTGTGCGTGGTTTGGCGCGTGAGGTTGCCGCGACGTTTGGACGGGAATTAAAATTTGGAGGTCGGAATTCGGAATTCGGAGTTGCTGCGGGGGATTTACCGTTTGCGGTTGCTGTTGAAGATAGTGCGTTATGTTCACGTTACTGTGGGCGTGTGGTGAAAAACATTAAAGTCGAACCATCACCGAAATGGTTGCGCGATCGTTTGCGCGCCAGTGGTTTGCGCCCGATTAATAATATTGTTGATATTACAAACTATGTGATGTTGGAATACGGACAGCCCATGCATGCGTTTGACTATGTTTGTGTGCAGGGCGGCGAAATTGTTGTCCGTACAGCGCGTGACGGCGAAACGTTGGAAACCTTGGACGGCAAGCAACACAAACTGTTAAGCAGCATGCTGGTCATTGCCGACAGCCAAAAACCAATCGGCGTTGCCGGCGTGATGGGCGGTGCGAATAGCGAAATCACTGACGTCACACGTACAATTGTGCTGGAGTCGGCAACGTTTAACGGTGAAAGTGTGCGCCGTACGGCACAGGCCTTGAATATGCGGACAGATGCCTCGTCGCGCTTTGAAAAAGGGCTGGATGCCAACAATGCATTGAGTGCGTTAGACCGTGCATGCCAATTGATTGAGCAGCTAGCATGCGGTGAAGTTGTTGGTGATTGTGTTGATGTGTGTACGGCGGACATATCGTTGCGCAACATGACACTTGACTGCAATGCGATTAACGCGCTGCTGGGCACCGATTACAGCCGCGATGTGATCGTCAAGGCGCTGCGTGCGTTGGGGTTTGGTGTTGAGGGCGACACCGTTGCCATTCCAAGCTGGCGCAAAGATGTTGCCATTACAGCTGATTTGGCCGAAGAAGTGGCGCGCTTGCACGACTACAATGCCATTCCGCGCACGCTGAATAAGTCGGGTGCTGTCGGGCGATTGACGGAAAAACAACAAAATGTCCGCAAGCTCAACAATTTGTGCCGTGGACTGGGATATACCGAAACGCTGTCGTTTTCGTTCTATGGCAGCAATGCCTTTGACCAAATCGGTTTGCCGGAAAATTCGCCAAAGCGTGATGCGATACGACTGCTTAACCCACTGGGCGAGGATACGGCATTGATGAAAACCACTCACTTACCGTCACTGCTGGATGTCTTGCGCCGCAACGACAATTTATCGTTGGGCGACTGTGCGGCGTTTGTCTTTGATAAGGTGTACATTAAAGATGCCGATGTTTTGCCTGCTGAAAAGAATTACTTGGCATTGGGTTGCTATGGCCATGAGCGTGATTTCTTCACTCTGAAAGGCGCGATTGACGCGTTGGCGCTGGCGTTTAATCTGCCGGCATTGACATATACGGCGAAAAGTGATTGTAATACGTTCCATCCCGGGCGGTGTGCCACGATTGCTTGCGACGGTGTTGAGTTTGGCGTGATGGGGCAGTTGCACCCGGCATTGAAAAATAAAAACGACCTTACGCAAGATTGTTTCTTGGCAGAATTGGATATGGATGCGTTTTGGCAAGCGGCATTACCGGAGAAAAAGTTTGCAGCATTGCCGCGATATCCGGCGATTGTGCGGGATTTGGCGTTGGTGTGTAAATGCGGTGTGACGCATGAGCAGTTACACAATTCGATTATGGCATCGGCGGGTGAATTGCTGGTCGACTTGGCGTTATTTGATGTGTACGAGGGCAGCCAGATTCCCGATGGCATGAAGAGTTTGGCGTTTAGCTTAACATTGCGCGCGCCCGACCGCACGTTGAGGGATGAGGACGCCGATGCAGTGATTGAACATGTGCTGGTGGGATGTAAGGAACTTGCTGTAAGGCGATAA
- the adhE gene encoding bifunctional acetaldehyde-CoA/alcohol dehydrogenase: METHTYKTVETLEQLIAKMDEIRRAQQIFATFSQEKVDEIFKAAALAANKHRIPLAKMAVEETGMGIVEDKVIKNHYAAEYIYNKYKNEKTCGVIEEDAAFGIRRIAEPVGVIAAVVPTTNPTSTAIFKALMAIKTRNGIIFSPHPRAKMCTSEAAKIVYEAAVAAGAPEGFIGYIDKPSLELSNEVMRNADMILATGGPGMVKAAYSSGKPAVGVGAGNVPALIHKSADVPMAVNSIILSKTFDNGMICASEQSVIIDTDIYEAVKQEFVLRGCYMLKPDEIEKVRKVIVVDGALNAKIVGQKAETIAELAGVKVPKDTKILVGEVESVDVSEEFAHEKLSPVLAMYKYTSFEDGVAKADTLVKEGGYGHTAAIYIDTCEKEALTAYENAMKTCRIVVNTPSSHGGIGDLYNFKLAPSLTLGCGSWGGNSVSENVGVRHLLNIKTVAERRENMLWFRSPEKVYFKRGSLPVALAELKDVYDVKKVMLVTDEFLYQNNYTKCVTDKLDEMGIRHHTFFDVQPDPTLASAKAGAKAMIDFQPDCIIALGGGSAMDAGKIMWALYEHPDLDFQDVAMRFMDIRKRVYTFPKMGNKAKFIAIPTSAGTGSEVTPFAVITDEQTGIKYPIADYELMPTMAIIDIDCGIMGAPKGLTAASGIDALTHALEAYASMLATDYTDGLALTAMKNIFKYLPIAYTDVKNVEAREKMANASTIAGMAFANAFLGICHSMAHKLGAFFHLPHGVANAVLIPHVIRFNATDNPKKMGAFSQYKYPKAIERYAEIADFLGLGGKDDADKVEKLIAKIYELNDLLGIKRAVKDYDIKEDEFMAVLDEMVEQAFDDQCTGANPRYPLMEEMREMYLEVYRG; encoded by the coding sequence ATGGAAACGCACACATACAAGACGGTTGAAACGTTGGAACAACTCATCGCCAAAATGGACGAAATCCGCAGAGCACAACAGATTTTTGCGACCTTTTCACAGGAGAAGGTTGACGAGATTTTCAAGGCGGCGGCATTGGCGGCGAACAAGCATCGTATTCCGCTTGCCAAGATGGCGGTTGAGGAAACCGGCATGGGTATTGTTGAAGACAAGGTTATTAAGAATCACTATGCGGCGGAATATATTTATAACAAGTACAAAAACGAGAAAACCTGTGGCGTGATTGAAGAGGATGCGGCGTTTGGCATTCGTCGTATTGCCGAACCTGTCGGCGTGATTGCCGCGGTTGTGCCGACGACGAATCCGACTTCGACGGCCATTTTTAAGGCGTTGATGGCGATTAAAACGCGTAACGGTATTATCTTTTCGCCCCATCCGCGTGCCAAAATGTGCACGTCGGAGGCGGCGAAAATTGTATATGAAGCGGCAGTCGCGGCAGGCGCACCTGAGGGATTTATTGGGTATATCGATAAGCCGTCATTGGAACTGTCCAACGAGGTTATGCGCAATGCTGATATGATTTTGGCGACGGGTGGCCCGGGCATGGTTAAGGCGGCGTATTCGTCGGGCAAGCCGGCAGTCGGCGTAGGCGCGGGCAATGTGCCGGCGTTGATTCACAAGTCAGCTGATGTGCCGATGGCGGTTAACTCGATTATTTTGTCCAAGACATTTGACAATGGCATGATTTGCGCATCCGAGCAATCTGTCATCATTGATACTGATATATATGAGGCAGTTAAGCAGGAATTTGTCTTGCGCGGTTGCTATATGCTCAAACCAGATGAAATTGAGAAAGTACGCAAAGTCATTGTGGTCGACGGCGCGCTCAATGCCAAAATCGTGGGACAGAAAGCTGAAACGATTGCCGAGCTGGCAGGAGTCAAGGTGCCGAAAGATACCAAGATTCTCGTCGGCGAAGTCGAGAGCGTGGACGTGAGCGAAGAATTCGCGCACGAAAAATTGTCGCCTGTGCTTGCTATGTATAAGTATACGTCATTTGAGGATGGGGTTGCCAAAGCCGATACGCTGGTTAAAGAGGGCGGCTACGGGCATACCGCAGCGATTTATATCGACACCTGCGAAAAAGAGGCATTGACTGCCTACGAAAATGCTATGAAAACCTGCCGTATTGTCGTTAACACGCCATCATCGCACGGCGGCATCGGCGATTTATATAACTTTAAACTGGCTCCGTCATTGACGTTGGGTTGCGGCTCATGGGGCGGCAATTCGGTGTCGGAAAACGTGGGTGTACGGCACTTACTCAACATCAAAACAGTCGCCGAGAGGAGAGAGAATATGTTGTGGTTTAGGTCGCCTGAAAAGGTGTACTTCAAGCGTGGGTCACTGCCTGTGGCATTGGCGGAGTTGAAAGATGTGTATGACGTCAAGAAAGTCATGTTGGTGACCGATGAGTTCCTCTATCAAAACAATTATACTAAGTGTGTGACCGACAAGCTCGATGAAATGGGCATTCGCCATCATACATTCTTTGACGTACAGCCTGACCCGACATTGGCGTCGGCAAAGGCGGGCGCAAAGGCGATGATTGACTTCCAACCCGACTGTATTATCGCGTTGGGCGGCGGCTCGGCGATGGATGCGGGCAAAATTATGTGGGCGTTGTACGAACATCCCGACCTCGATTTCCAAGATGTTGCCATGCGGTTTATGGACATTCGCAAGCGTGTGTATACTTTTCCCAAAATGGGCAACAAAGCGAAATTTATTGCGATTCCCACCTCAGCGGGTACGGGCAGCGAAGTCACGCCGTTTGCTGTTATTACGGATGAGCAAACAGGCATCAAATATCCCATTGCTGACTATGAGCTTATGCCGACGATGGCGATTATCGACATCGATTGCGGCATTATGGGTGCACCCAAAGGTTTGACGGCGGCGTCAGGCATTGACGCGTTGACCCATGCGCTGGAAGCCTATGCTTCAATGTTAGCGACCGATTACACTGATGGCTTGGCGTTGACGGCGATGAAAAATATTTTCAAATATCTGCCCATTGCTTATACCGACGTGAAAAATGTAGAGGCGCGTGAAAAAATGGCGAATGCCTCGACCATTGCCGGTATGGCGTTTGCCAACGCTTTCTTGGGCATTTGCCATTCGATGGCGCATAAGTTGGGGGCATTTTTTCATTTGCCGCACGGTGTGGCAAACGCGGTGTTGATTCCGCATGTCATTCGCTTCAACGCCACCGACAATCCCAAGAAGATGGGTGCGTTCTCGCAGTATAAATACCCCAAAGCCATTGAGCGGTATGCCGAAATTGCCGATTTCCTCGGTTTGGGCGGCAAGGATGACGCTGATAAAGTTGAAAAACTGATAGCCAAGATTTACGAGCTGAACGACCTGCTCGGCATCAAACGCGCTGTCAAAGATTACGATATAAAAGAAGACGAATTCATGGCCGTGCTGGACGAAATGGTTGAGCAGGCATTTGACGACCAATGCACGGGCGCAAACCCGCGCTATCCGCTGATGGAAGAAATGCGGGAGATGTATTTAGAGGTTTATCGTGGGTAA
- the hydE gene encoding [FeFe] hydrogenase H-cluster radical SAM maturase HydE, whose translation MENLVEQLYGNRNLPNNQLKALLSTNSYDQDLFAAADTIRQRHYGRDVYIRGLIEISNYCQHDCYYCGIRCGNGELERYRLTQEEILACCKEGYRLGFRTFVMQSGDDPYFTDDVMCELITVIKREHGDCAITLSLGERSRGSYQALFNAGADRYLLRHETANCAHYAQLHPKDMQPDTRKKCLCYLKDIGFQVGSGFMVGSPYQTLENIIEDLRFLQELQPDMIGIGPFLSHKDTPMCDFPNGDLALTLRLISVLRMMFPHALIPATTALGTLDRNGRELGLRAGANVVMPNLSPRRVRKQYALYDNKIATGEEAAESRTRLETRVKSAGYEVVTARGDVRRV comes from the coding sequence ATGGAGAATTTAGTGGAGCAACTATATGGTAATCGAAACTTGCCCAATAACCAACTAAAAGCTTTACTTTCTACAAATAGCTATGATCAAGACCTCTTTGCCGCCGCTGACACGATTCGTCAACGGCACTATGGTCGAGATGTCTATATTCGTGGGTTGATTGAAATCAGCAATTACTGTCAGCATGATTGCTATTACTGCGGTATTCGATGTGGCAACGGTGAGCTGGAACGCTATCGGCTGACGCAAGAGGAAATTTTAGCGTGTTGCAAAGAGGGTTATCGCTTGGGGTTTCGTACTTTTGTAATGCAGAGCGGCGACGACCCGTATTTTACCGATGATGTCATGTGCGAGTTGATTACTGTCATTAAGCGAGAACACGGTGATTGCGCCATTACGTTGTCGTTGGGCGAACGGTCGCGGGGGAGTTATCAAGCGCTGTTTAATGCGGGTGCGGATAGATATTTATTGCGGCACGAAACGGCAAATTGCGCACACTATGCGCAACTGCATCCCAAGGACATGCAACCGGACACTCGTAAAAAGTGTCTATGTTATCTCAAAGACATCGGCTTTCAAGTTGGATCGGGTTTTATGGTTGGGTCACCGTATCAGACGCTTGAAAATATTATTGAAGACCTACGGTTCTTGCAAGAATTGCAACCCGATATGATTGGCATCGGGCCGTTTTTGTCGCATAAAGATACGCCGATGTGCGATTTCCCAAACGGTGATTTGGCGTTGACGCTACGACTGATTTCAGTGTTGCGGATGATGTTTCCGCACGCGTTGATTCCTGCCACAACGGCACTTGGTACACTTGACAGAAACGGGCGTGAATTGGGGTTGCGAGCTGGCGCGAATGTTGTTATGCCCAATTTGTCGCCGCGCAGGGTGCGCAAGCAATATGCACTGTACGACAACAAAATTGCTACCGGCGAAGAGGCGGCAGAAAGCCGCACACGGCTCGAAACGCGCGTCAAGTCGGCGGGGTATGAGGTTGTGACAGCGCGGGGAGATGTGCGGCGGGTGTAG
- the mnmA gene encoding tRNA 2-thiouridine(34) synthase MnmA produces MKKALIAMSGGVDSAVAAYLTLRAGYQCTGVTMRLFDNQDIGLDNTKTCCSLRDVEDARSVAYALGMEYHVFNFTDDFRAQVIGRFIEAYQQARTPNPCIDCNRYMKFEKLLWRAKQLDIDCIVTGHYAQIERAGGRYLLKKAVDLSKDQSYVLYNMTQEQLAMTQFALGGLHKPEVREIAVKQGFTNAKKRESQDICFVPDGDYAAFIEQHTGKMYPCGDFIDSQGNVLGRHKGVIRYTIGQRKGLGLSFPQPMYVGSKDAAANTVTLCRNEELYARDVRAVEFNWIMPPVPNMCIKAKIRYAHTEQSATIVDVGDEIVHIRFDEPQRAVAAGQAIVLYDGDFVVGGGVIV; encoded by the coding sequence ATGAAAAAAGCCCTTATTGCCATGAGCGGCGGCGTAGATAGCGCGGTTGCCGCCTATCTGACGTTGCGTGCCGGCTATCAATGTACAGGTGTGACTATGCGGCTATTCGACAACCAAGATATTGGGCTTGATAACACCAAGACCTGTTGTAGCTTGCGCGATGTGGAAGATGCCCGCAGCGTCGCTTATGCGTTGGGCATGGAGTATCATGTTTTTAACTTTACTGACGATTTTAGAGCGCAGGTTATCGGTCGCTTTATTGAGGCATATCAACAGGCGCGGACGCCCAATCCGTGTATCGACTGTAACCGCTATATGAAATTTGAGAAACTGCTATGGCGCGCCAAGCAACTTGATATTGACTGTATTGTCACCGGGCATTACGCGCAAATTGAGCGTGCCGGCGGTCGTTATCTGCTAAAAAAAGCCGTTGACCTGTCAAAAGACCAAAGTTATGTGCTGTACAATATGACGCAAGAACAGCTGGCTATGACGCAATTTGCGCTGGGTGGATTGCACAAACCAGAAGTGCGCGAAATTGCCGTCAAGCAGGGCTTTACAAATGCCAAAAAGCGCGAGAGCCAAGATATTTGCTTTGTGCCGGACGGTGATTATGCTGCCTTTATAGAGCAACATACCGGCAAGATGTATCCCTGCGGCGATTTTATCGACAGCCAGGGAAACGTGCTGGGTAGGCACAAGGGTGTGATACGCTACACCATCGGCCAGCGAAAGGGTTTAGGGCTATCGTTTCCGCAGCCGATGTATGTTGGTTCGAAAGACGCTGCGGCAAATACTGTGACGTTGTGCCGCAATGAGGAGTTATACGCGCGGGACGTGCGAGCCGTTGAGTTTAACTGGATTATGCCTCCTGTGCCAAATATGTGCATCAAGGCGAAAATCCGCTATGCGCACACTGAACAGTCCGCGACGATTGTGGATGTCGGCGATGAAATCGTGCATATCCGCTTTGACGAACCGCAACGCGCGGTGGCGGCAGGGCAGGCAATTGTGTTGTATGATGGTGATTTTGTTGTGGGGGGAGGCGTGATTGTTTGA
- a CDS encoding YbaN family protein has translation MPKIKILLLLCLGFFCLSLGAIGIVLPGLPTTPFVILAAICFSKSSPRIYAWLKRTKYFGPYIEHYRTKQGVSKRLKAVSIAVVWLSLAISMFILQAIWAYTLLSLVGICVTVHIVLIRARRK, from the coding sequence ATGCCAAAAATTAAAATATTGCTGCTGTTGTGCCTGGGATTTTTCTGCTTAAGTTTGGGTGCGATAGGGATAGTTCTGCCCGGCTTGCCGACGACACCTTTTGTTATTTTGGCGGCGATATGCTTTTCTAAAAGCAGCCCACGCATATACGCGTGGTTGAAACGCACAAAATATTTTGGTCCGTATATTGAGCATTATCGCACCAAGCAAGGCGTTTCCAAGCGATTAAAAGCGGTTAGCATTGCTGTCGTTTGGCTTTCGCTGGCGATTTCTATGTTTATTTTGCAAGCTATATGGGCGTACACACTATTGTCTCTTGTTGGCATTTGTGTCACGGTGCATATTGTGCTGATTAGAGCAAGACGAAAATAA